In the genome of Paenibacillus sp. GP183, the window GCATCCACTCTTCATCATTGTCCGGATCAAACCAGATGAAGAAGCCGTCAGGTCCATTGCGCAGAAATGATTGGTGCCAATGATCGGGATACGAAAAGGCTTGCTCGCCAAAAATCAAACCAAGCACATCATCACTCTCGAGTGGAAGCAATTGATGGTATACTTCCGGGGCTCCCGTATCGGACAGATTGCGATGGAGGTAGGAATAATGGAGATAATGTTCACCCGTCTCCGAATCCTTGGCAATTTCATACATCTCCAGCTCATCCTGCTTCAGCTCTTTAACAGTAGTGATTCGTTGCTGTAGCAGCTCGTTTGCGATCTTCTTTTGTTCCTTGAAGGAGTCTTTCATCCCTGCCAGCCTCCTAAATTTCCCAATCCAGGGTGACTTCATGTCCGGTGCGGGAAGAACGGTAAATAGCATCCAGAATCAAATTATTCGTGTAGCCGCTCATAACAGAAGTCATCGGCTGCTTGCCGTCGCGGATGCATTCGATGAAATGGCGATTCATCCGATTGCGTGAACCTTCATCGGCCAAGGGAACTGCCAATTCGACATCAACCTCACTGTCGAATATCTCGGCGAACAGCTTGCCCTTCGGTCCGCGAATGGAAGCTCCTCCTGTAGATCCAAGCAATTGGATATGAGGAAGATTATCGGTATCGGCCAAGGCTGCCCAGCTGACATCCAGAGATAAGGTTGCCCCGTTATCGAGCTTGATAAGCGCTGTAGCCAAATCTTCCACATCATAGAGACCGTTCCAATTGGGCTTCCCCCATGTGCCAATACCGCGCTTAAGCGGACCAAATTCGGAGTAAGTTGCACCATATACGGAAACAGGCTTTGGATTACCCATCAAGTGCAGCGTCAAATCCAACATATGCACGCCAATGTCAATCAAGGGACCTCCGCCTGATTTTTCCATCTGCGTAAACCAGGTTCCCCAGCCGGGAATTCCTTTACGGCGCGTCCAATTGGCTTTGGCATGGTAGATGCTGCCTAGAGCGCCTTTGTCCACCTGCTCTTTTACCTGCAGGGGAATGGATTCCCAACGCATCTGATGTGGAATCATCACAACTTTCCCTGACTTCCGCTCGGCTTCCACGATTTGTTTGGCTGATTGAACGTTAAGCGCCATTGGTTTTTCCAGCATGACATGCTTGCCGGCTTCCAAGGCCTGTACGGCTAGCGGCGCATGCCATTCATTGGAAACAGCGATGACAACTGCATCAATATATGGATCCTCCAGAAGCTTTTGCGCATCCGGATACACTTTGTCAATTTGATATTCGGAAGCCCGTTCAACCGCGAGAGGCAAATAAGCATCTGTAACTGCAGCTACATGAATATCAGAAAGCTGCTTGAAAGCCGCTATATGCACATCGCCGATATTCCCGGCTCCAATGATACCGACTTGAATCGTTTTGATGGACATAAACAATAATAACCCCCTAGGCATCTAACACTATCTTCACCATTATAGTTCGCTCCAAGGTCATCGCAACCTTGAAAAATAGTAATACCTTATACTTTCTTAATAGTTGAATCATAATAATCTAACACTTGCAGTTTATGCTGAAAAAAGTAATAAGAGGGGGAACAATGATGCAAACTATGTCGATTCGTTTTAAAAACAAAGTGATTCCGGTAATCAACTATTCAGATACTTCCAACACAACTCAATTAACCAATAAATTAATAGAGATGGAGCTCAATTTCGAATTCCGCAAAAAATTAAAGATGATCTCTCTGATCGAGATCATCGGTGAAGTAGCCATATTCAAGTACCACGACGGCACCAAATTATATTTGGAAGTTTCTTAAGCGGGAAAGTATTCATTTTGCAGCTGAGTCAGCTGCTCCAGGGACCGTCTTGACCAGGTTTCCAGTTCCGTCAGCTTTTGAATTTCTGTATCAAGCGCTCTTTTGAGGGATTGTTTATATTCAGGTATGCTTCCCTCAAAAGGAGCAATGGTTGCGATCGGCATCAAGGCAATTTCCTGATAAGCAAGCGCCCTTCTTTGATGGAACATCGACACATTGGCTTCCATGGGATGATGCAGATCCCCTTGTGTCGGGTGTTCGATCACCGCCAGAATTTTGACCGCAGCCTTCGACGTTCCTGTGAGTTCAACAATCTCCCCGATATACCCTCCCGTTTTATAAACGGCCGTTACTTTATCGCCTACCGAAAAGGTTCCATTTGTCATCTCTTCTCATCCTCCTTCAAAACATCAATGGCTTTAGCTCCCTATATAAATCATCTACCGATTTCATGCTGTATATTTTTTTGGCTGGCCCTGCTTTCAGAATAACTATACAGGGAATACTGGAAATTTGCCAATCTTGAACCACCCTCGGGAGAAAATTTACATTACTTTTATATATCGGGAGATCAGGCTCCATGGTTAAAATAATATCCAGCATCCGTTCCGCCAGCTTACATGTTCCACAGAGAGGAGTATACAAAAAAACGGCAAACGGATGAGCAGCCCACTTCGCATGTGCAAGCAATTCTTGCTCGTTCCACTCCTTGATCATAATGACTAGTCCCTTCTTTCAATTCGACAAATGTGATACACTAAAATCAATATTACGTAAAGAAGGTGATCCACATGTCTGATCAGCCTCAAGATCAAAACCAAGCGGGAGGTCCCAAAAAGATCAGCCTTGCTGAAGCGATTAAACAAAAGCTGGCGCAAAAGAAAGCCGAGCAGGCCGAGCAAAGAGCTAATCCCAAGAGTGCAGCGGGAAATGGTCTAGCCGTCAAAAGCCAAATGACCAAAAAAGTCAACAACCAACGCCGTCGAACCGGGGGCAGTTAAAGTTTAAACCATTTATAATCGTGAGTATACAAAGGCGCCCCGATGAAAGCATCATCCGGGCGCCTTTTCCATGTCCGAGTGAGGACCCTGGCTTATACATAGAGCAGCTCACGCTGCTTTTTCACATCTTCATTATCGAGGAATTCATCATAGGTCATCATTTTATCTATGAGGCCGTTCGGCGTAATTTCCATCACCCGATTGGCGATCGTATTGATGAATTGATGGTCATGAGAAACAAACAGCATTGTCCCGTCGAAATCGACAAGACCATTGTTCAGCGCTGTGATGGACTCCAAATCCAGATGGTTCGTCGGCTCATCCAGGATGAGCACGTTCGCTCCGCCCAGCATCATTTTGGAGAACATACAGCGCACCTTTTCACCCCCCGAAAGCACATTGGCCTTCTTCAGCGCTTCCTCTCCCGAGAACAGCATCCGTCCCAGGAAGCCGCGCAGGAAGGATTCATCCTGATCCTTGGAATATTGGCGCAGCCAATCAACCAGGTTCAGATCCACGTCGAAATACTCTTGGCTGTCTTTCGGGAAATAAGCTTGAGAAGTGGTGATCCCCCAGGTATAGGTACCTTCATCGGCTTCCAGCTCGCCCATCAGGATTTTGAATAATGTCGTCTTGGCCAGGCCGTCAGGTCCGACAAAAGCAATTTTATCGCCTTTATTCACGGTGAAGCTCAGGTTATCCAATACCTTGACACCCTCGATCGTTTTGCTCAAATTCTCGACCTGCAGCAGCTGTTTACCCGCTTCTCGCTCGGATTTGAAATGGATAAAAGGATATTTCCGGTTCGACGGACGAATGTCCTCCAGAGTCAGCTTTTCCAGCTGTTTCTTACGGGAAGTCGCTTGCTTGGATTTGGAGGCATTTGCACTGAAACGCGCGATAAACGCTTCCAGCTCTTTACGCTTCTCTTCAGTCTTCTTGTTGGCATCACGAGAAAGTCTCAGAGCCAGTTGGCTGGACTCATACCAGAAGTCGTAGTTGCCGACGTACATTTGAATTTTACCAAAGTCGATGTCGGCAATGTGCGTACAAACCTGATTCAGGAAGTGACGATCATGCGATACGACGATGACTGTGCCTTCGTAACGGGCAAGGAAATATTCCAGCCAGCGAATCGATTCCAAGTTTAAATGGTTCGTAGGCTCATCGAGCAAAAGAATTTGCGGGTTGCCGAATAAGGCCTGCGCGAGCAGCACACGTACCTTATCGTTGCCTTCTAGATCCCTCATCTTGAGATCATGCATACTGGTGGGGATACCCAAGCCAATTAACAGCTCAGCCGCATCGGATTCCGCTTGCCAGCCGTCCAAATCCTGAAATTCGCCTTCGAGCTCGGCGGCTTTCATCCCGTCCTCCTCGGAGAAGTCCGCTTTGGCATAAAGGGCATCCTTCTCTGCCATTATTTGAAACAAGCGAGCGTGGCCCATGACGACGGTCTTGATCACTTCAAATTCATCGAATTCGAAATGATTCTGCTTCAGTACGGCCATACGTTCACCTGGAGTTATGCTGACTTCGCCTTTGTTCGGCTCTATTTCGCCGGATAATATTTTAAGAAAAGTCGATTTGCCGGCGCCGTTAGCACCGATAAGCCCATAGCAATTGCCTGGAGTAAATTTAATATTAACGTCTTCAAACAGGGCTCTTTTGCCGTATCGAAGCGTCACACCATTAACTGTAATCATATTCTTCAGGTCCCTGCCTTCGTATTGGTTTCTTGCTCTCTCATCCCATCATACCTTATTTCTTGCTATCTCTTCCACTAATTCGGATAAAAGCGTCCATCTCTCCATCGCTGCTTCCAATTGTGCGGTGGCTTGCTGCTCTTCCTTATATAATCGCTCAATCCGTTCAAAGTCACTTCCAGCTGTT includes:
- a CDS encoding Gfo/Idh/MocA family oxidoreductase; the protein is MSIKTIQVGIIGAGNIGDVHIAAFKQLSDIHVAAVTDAYLPLAVERASEYQIDKVYPDAQKLLEDPYIDAVVIAVSNEWHAPLAVQALEAGKHVMLEKPMALNVQSAKQIVEAERKSGKVVMIPHQMRWESIPLQVKEQVDKGALGSIYHAKANWTRRKGIPGWGTWFTQMEKSGGGPLIDIGVHMLDLTLHLMGNPKPVSVYGATYSEFGPLKRGIGTWGKPNWNGLYDVEDLATALIKLDNGATLSLDVSWAALADTDNLPHIQLLGSTGGASIRGPKGKLFAEIFDSEVDVELAVPLADEGSRNRMNRHFIECIRDGKQPMTSVMSGYTNNLILDAIYRSSRTGHEVTLDWEI
- a CDS encoding thioredoxin family protein, encoding MIKEWNEQELLAHAKWAAHPFAVFLYTPLCGTCKLAERMLDIILTMEPDLPIYKSNVNFLPRVVQDWQISSIPCIVILKAGPAKKIYSMKSVDDLYRELKPLMF
- a CDS encoding ATP-binding cassette domain-containing protein; translated protein: MITVNGVTLRYGKRALFEDVNIKFTPGNCYGLIGANGAGKSTFLKILSGEIEPNKGEVSITPGERMAVLKQNHFEFDEFEVIKTVVMGHARLFQIMAEKDALYAKADFSEEDGMKAAELEGEFQDLDGWQAESDAAELLIGLGIPTSMHDLKMRDLEGNDKVRVLLAQALFGNPQILLLDEPTNHLNLESIRWLEYFLARYEGTVIVVSHDRHFLNQVCTHIADIDFGKIQMYVGNYDFWYESSQLALRLSRDANKKTEEKRKELEAFIARFSANASKSKQATSRKKQLEKLTLEDIRPSNRKYPFIHFKSEREAGKQLLQVENLSKTIEGVKVLDNLSFTVNKGDKIAFVGPDGLAKTTLFKILMGELEADEGTYTWGITTSQAYFPKDSQEYFDVDLNLVDWLRQYSKDQDESFLRGFLGRMLFSGEEALKKANVLSGGEKVRCMFSKMMLGGANVLILDEPTNHLDLESITALNNGLVDFDGTMLFVSHDHQFINTIANRVMEITPNGLIDKMMTYDEFLDNEDVKKQRELLYV
- the kapB gene encoding sporulation phosphorelay system protein KapB, with protein sequence MTNGTFSVGDKVTAVYKTGGYIGEIVELTGTSKAAVKILAVIEHPTQGDLHHPMEANVSMFHQRRALAYQEIALMPIATIAPFEGSIPEYKQSLKRALDTEIQKLTELETWSRRSLEQLTQLQNEYFPA